From Dietzia sp. ANT_WB102, a single genomic window includes:
- a CDS encoding AAA family ATPase, whose product MTVHPGPDPATSGPPMLVETHSALIILWGDEAHKVRKPLDLGFLDNTTVLARREQSRREVELNSRLAPDVYTGVLEVRGPDGEVIDHVVRMRRLPAHRSLAALVQSRHHGAIAVGDTDIVAGVREVARQVDHLHAASPRSEEIDAVGSPAAVAGLWRESLDHLRRLDVGRDAPEIIDDIEVLAADYLRGRAPLLEDRVAAGRIVDGHGDLLTSDVYLTDAGPRIIDCLEFDDRLRFGDAILDIGFLAMDLDVSGARDLAVVLLEAYRDFSGDDAPPSLVHHYIAYRALVRSKVTAIRAEQADDDAGAADARRALVLADRAVDSLLRGRVRLVLVGGVSGSGKSTLAVPLARALAADLIRSDVVRRESVAGDAYSEEAVGAVYAELLARAAVSLARGRSVVLDATWLEPRRRAEAETTAADAHAELVEIACTAPRDELVRRITERARAGTDPSEATVDVLDAQLDGLAPWPDALEVDTTGFDVRELDAVRRWAERELGPLPWA is encoded by the coding sequence ATGACCGTCCACCCAGGACCCGACCCCGCGACATCAGGCCCGCCGATGTTGGTGGAGACCCACAGCGCGCTCATCATCCTCTGGGGTGACGAGGCTCACAAAGTGCGCAAGCCGCTCGACCTCGGCTTCCTCGACAACACCACCGTCCTGGCCCGGCGGGAGCAGAGTCGGCGCGAGGTCGAACTCAACAGCCGGTTGGCTCCGGATGTGTACACGGGAGTCTTGGAGGTGAGGGGGCCCGACGGCGAGGTGATCGATCACGTGGTGAGGATGCGTCGGCTGCCGGCGCACCGGAGCCTCGCCGCCCTGGTGCAATCCCGGCACCACGGCGCGATCGCGGTCGGCGATACGGACATCGTGGCCGGCGTCCGCGAGGTGGCCCGGCAGGTGGACCACCTCCACGCGGCCAGCCCCCGCTCGGAGGAGATCGACGCAGTGGGCTCCCCCGCGGCGGTGGCGGGCTTGTGGCGGGAGTCCCTGGACCACCTGCGCAGGCTCGACGTGGGCAGGGATGCCCCGGAGATCATCGACGACATCGAGGTCCTTGCCGCCGACTACCTGCGAGGTCGGGCCCCGCTGTTGGAGGACCGCGTGGCGGCCGGCCGGATCGTCGACGGGCACGGGGACCTGCTGACGTCCGATGTCTACCTCACCGATGCCGGACCGCGGATCATCGACTGTCTCGAGTTCGACGACCGGCTCAGGTTTGGCGACGCCATCCTGGACATCGGGTTCTTGGCGATGGACCTCGACGTCTCGGGGGCGCGGGACCTCGCCGTCGTCCTCCTCGAGGCCTACCGCGATTTCTCCGGTGACGACGCGCCGCCGTCGCTCGTCCACCACTACATCGCCTACCGCGCCCTGGTCCGCTCGAAGGTCACCGCCATCCGGGCGGAGCAGGCCGATGACGACGCCGGGGCCGCCGACGCGCGGCGGGCGCTGGTGCTGGCGGACCGGGCGGTCGACTCGCTGCTGCGGGGTCGCGTCCGCCTGGTGCTGGTGGGTGGGGTTTCCGGATCGGGCAAGTCGACCCTGGCGGTGCCGTTGGCCCGGGCGTTGGCGGCGGACCTCATCCGTTCCGACGTGGTCCGGCGTGAGTCGGTGGCCGGCGACGCGTACTCGGAGGAGGCGGTCGGGGCGGTCTACGCGGAGCTGCTCGCCCGGGCGGCGGTGTCACTCGCGCGGGGGCGCAGTGTCGTGCTGGACGCGACGTGGCTCGAACCGCGTCGCCGCGCGGAGGCTGAGACGACCGCCGCCGACGCGCACGCCGAACTGGTGGAGATCGCGTGCACCGCGCCGCGCGACGAGTTGGTGCGACGGATCACCGAGAGGGCACGCGCGGGCACGGACCCCTCGGAAGCGACGGTGGACGTACTCGACGCCCAGCTCGACGGGCTGGCTCCGTGGCCGGATGCACTCGAGGTCGACACCACGGGTTTCGACGTGCGCGAACTCGACGCCGTTCGCCGGTGGGCTGAGCGTGAGCTGGGACCGCTGCCCTGGGCCTGA
- a CDS encoding DUF559 domain-containing protein, which yields MATPVTRLAAAIIACPDAVATGWLAASIHGHPWPPREFPVELAVGLKRVRRPGITARRYGVPEEQIVTLLDTDGRPLRVASPEWTLFDLARHLDRTEAVVALDGASRMGAGVDVKRAVPALLDRYPGLRGRRVALRRCALVEPATESPMETRLRLFLTDLGLTGFQVQYRTPGLPYRLDFAFPDRMVAVEYDGAGHRSASQHADDVRRWNRLRAAGWTVITVTATLLYRRPDELASHLITALGS from the coding sequence GTGGCCACTCCGGTCACGAGGCTGGCCGCAGCAATAATCGCATGTCCGGACGCGGTGGCTACCGGGTGGCTCGCCGCGTCGATCCACGGTCATCCGTGGCCGCCCCGCGAGTTTCCCGTCGAACTCGCAGTCGGCCTGAAACGGGTCCGCCGGCCGGGCATCACCGCTCGCCGATACGGGGTACCGGAGGAGCAGATAGTTACGCTCCTCGACACGGACGGAAGGCCACTTCGAGTCGCAAGCCCAGAGTGGACACTTTTCGACCTCGCGCGACATCTCGACCGCACGGAGGCGGTCGTCGCACTGGACGGTGCCTCGCGGATGGGGGCGGGCGTCGACGTCAAGAGAGCGGTACCGGCGCTTCTCGATCGCTACCCGGGTTTGCGGGGTCGTCGGGTGGCCCTGCGTCGCTGCGCACTCGTCGAACCGGCGACAGAATCTCCTATGGAGACGCGTCTCCGACTGTTCTTGACGGACCTCGGCCTAACCGGATTCCAGGTCCAGTACCGGACACCGGGGCTGCCGTATCGCTTGGACTTCGCCTTCCCAGACCGCATGGTCGCGGTGGAATACGACGGAGCCGGCCACCGCAGCGCGTCCCAACATGCAGACGATGTGAGGAGATGGAATCGCCTCCGCGCTGCCGGATGGACTGTGATCACCGTGACCGCGACACTTCTCTACCGTCGGCCAGATGAGCTCGCGAGCCACCTCATCACAGCGCTGGGCTCCTGA
- a CDS encoding glutaredoxin domain-containing protein has product MTHPFARAGRELVPGHWFGPAAVLALGFATAWTIIGFGHGAPLAASVLVASLVLALWNSPLRASGHEPLQAARAVAKAGRAVVVLWRPGCPYSSALRRRATREGLDVHWVNIWRDEDAYELCRSINGGSEETPTVMLLDPELSAPVVIPASVPGIREATSAPTPAPAPARVLDPAPATVPALGRPRGLRTGDH; this is encoded by the coding sequence GTGACCCACCCCTTCGCGCGGGCCGGGAGGGAGCTCGTCCCCGGCCACTGGTTCGGCCCCGCCGCCGTCTTGGCGCTGGGGTTCGCGACGGCATGGACGATCATCGGATTCGGCCATGGTGCGCCCTTGGCGGCTTCGGTCCTCGTCGCCTCATTGGTGCTGGCCCTGTGGAACTCTCCGCTCCGGGCCTCCGGCCACGAACCGCTCCAGGCCGCCCGGGCCGTCGCCAAGGCAGGGCGCGCCGTAGTGGTGTTGTGGCGCCCCGGGTGTCCCTATTCATCGGCACTGCGTCGTCGCGCCACCCGTGAGGGGCTCGACGTCCACTGGGTCAACATCTGGCGGGACGAGGACGCCTACGAACTGTGCCGCAGCATCAATGGCGGGTCGGAGGAGACCCCCACCGTGATGCTCCTCGACCCGGAACTCTCCGCCCCGGTCGTGATCCCCGCCTCGGTCCCCGGCATCCGGGAGGCCACCTCCGCACCCACGCCCGCCCCCGCGCCGGCCAGGGTGCTGGACCCCGCGCCGGCCACCGTGCCCGCCCTCGGTCGACCCCGCGGATTGCGAACCGGCGATCACTGA
- a CDS encoding glycerate kinase, producing the protein MTIVVACGAFKGSLTAVEACHHAAEGARRVHPGTDVIERPVADGGGGSLEVMVAGGARTVPVTASGPTGEPVETSFAAIDPDTAFVEMADACGLLRLPHGQPRPLEASSRGVGEVMLAALRSGRGNIHLGIGGSASTDGGTGMLSALGARFLDASGSELPDGGGALVNLDRVDLDGLDPAVRAARILVACDVDNPLLGPLGAARVYGPQKGASPAQLDELETGLTRLVEVLRAQGLDVDPDAPGSGAAGGVGFIARELLGASLDSGFEVLGTLTGLEDVLSAADLVVTGEGRLDDQTMHGKTPMGVAALCRSHAVPVVAVCGRLDLEADRVAAAGFAAAAALTEREPDLARSMANAGPLLEDVAAEVVSRILP; encoded by the coding sequence GTGACGATCGTCGTGGCCTGCGGGGCCTTCAAGGGCTCCCTCACCGCTGTCGAGGCCTGCCACCACGCGGCCGAGGGCGCACGGCGGGTGCACCCCGGCACCGACGTGATCGAACGCCCGGTCGCCGATGGCGGGGGCGGCAGCCTCGAAGTGATGGTCGCGGGCGGCGCCCGCACGGTCCCCGTCACCGCGTCGGGGCCCACCGGAGAGCCGGTGGAGACCTCGTTCGCCGCCATCGATCCGGACACCGCGTTCGTGGAGATGGCGGACGCCTGCGGACTACTGAGGTTGCCTCACGGTCAGCCACGCCCCCTGGAGGCGTCTAGCCGCGGCGTCGGCGAGGTGATGCTGGCCGCGTTGCGATCCGGTCGGGGAAACATCCACCTGGGCATCGGAGGCAGCGCCTCTACCGATGGCGGCACCGGAATGCTCTCCGCGCTGGGCGCACGTTTCCTCGACGCCTCCGGCTCCGAGCTGCCCGACGGCGGGGGCGCCTTGGTCAACCTGGACCGGGTCGACCTGGACGGCCTCGACCCGGCCGTGCGCGCCGCCCGCATCCTCGTCGCCTGCGACGTGGACAACCCGTTGCTCGGGCCGCTGGGTGCTGCCCGCGTCTACGGCCCGCAGAAGGGTGCATCGCCCGCGCAGCTCGACGAACTGGAGACCGGCCTGACCCGACTGGTCGAGGTATTGCGCGCGCAGGGGCTCGACGTCGACCCGGACGCGCCCGGCTCCGGCGCGGCCGGAGGAGTCGGCTTCATCGCCCGCGAACTCCTCGGCGCCTCCCTCGACTCAGGCTTCGAGGTGCTCGGCACGCTCACCGGGCTGGAGGACGTCCTGTCCGCCGCGGATCTGGTGGTGACCGGTGAAGGACGGCTCGACGACCAGACGATGCACGGCAAGACCCCGATGGGAGTCGCCGCCCTGTGCCGGTCCCATGCCGTCCCGGTCGTCGCAGTGTGTGGCCGCCTGGATCTGGAGGCCGACCGGGTGGCCGCGGCCGGGTTCGCAGCCGCGGCCGCACTCACTGAACGGGAACCCGATCTGGCCAGATCCATGGCCAACGCGGGCCCGTTGCTCGAGGACGTTGCCGCCGAGGTCGTCTCGCGCATCCTGCCCTGA